In the genome of Cronobacter malonaticus LMG 23826, one region contains:
- a CDS encoding oligosaccharide flippase family protein, translated as MVLVRGLTLFFPLLLIPLQIKLLGIDQYGYYNVLLAYGSIASVFLNFGFDYTVSRNISRVYDNIKMVSHYYSVALVSKTFLFIGVSIVIALIFFYKGQIKHSIGIIIFCVSQVVMPVYLFQGLRRMGYLVYNTLFCNFAFCFFLFFLVFIHGNATSMYLYTVYSIINLISSFLMIYIIHKKLDIKLVKVGFKDVYLQMKDGMWIFFSRIMSMGLSQLSIILLSGLLNPTLLGVYSLADKLVRAANSIFYAFQQATYPYFCSNAPRKNFIGLTIALVIMALLGVVVLYFSENILIHFFPELKSSFMIVILMFTALIPMALSGMIGVNFLLAQDHNRSFTICLCIGALWNIIMLKFYVTRNSILDAAFALVSTEIVVVVAMLASVLFITRIIKDAK; from the coding sequence ATGGTGCTAGTACGTGGCTTAACACTATTTTTTCCCTTGTTATTAATTCCCCTACAAATAAAGTTATTAGGGATCGATCAATATGGTTATTATAATGTCTTATTAGCTTATGGTTCTATTGCATCTGTTTTTTTAAATTTTGGCTTTGACTACACAGTGAGTCGAAATATATCACGGGTATATGATAATATAAAAATGGTTTCACACTATTATAGTGTGGCCCTTGTTAGCAAGACGTTTCTCTTTATTGGAGTTTCAATAGTCATAGCATTAATATTCTTTTACAAAGGTCAAATAAAACATTCTATCGGGATAATTATATTTTGTGTGAGCCAGGTCGTGATGCCTGTATATCTTTTTCAGGGTCTAAGACGAATGGGATACTTGGTCTACAATACTCTTTTTTGTAACTTCGCTTTCTGTTTTTTCTTGTTCTTCTTGGTTTTTATACATGGAAACGCAACAAGTATGTATCTTTATACCGTGTACTCCATAATTAATCTTATATCTTCATTTCTAATGATATACATAATTCACAAGAAGTTAGATATAAAATTGGTTAAAGTTGGTTTTAAAGATGTTTATTTACAGATGAAGGACGGCATGTGGATATTCTTTTCACGGATAATGAGTATGGGGCTTTCTCAGCTATCTATTATTTTACTTTCTGGTTTGCTCAATCCAACATTATTAGGAGTCTATAGTCTTGCTGACAAATTAGTCAGGGCAGCTAATTCAATATTTTACGCTTTTCAGCAAGCCACCTATCCTTATTTCTGCAGTAATGCACCGAGAAAAAACTTTATAGGACTAACTATTGCCTTGGTTATAATGGCATTATTAGGAGTTGTTGTACTTTATTTTTCTGAAAATATTTTAATTCACTTTTTCCCAGAGTTAAAATCCAGTTTTATGATAGTTATTCTTATGTTTACCGCTTTGATACCAATGGCATTAAGTGGAATGATTGGAGTTAATTTCTTATTAGCACAGGATCATAACCGGTCATTCACAATCTGTTTATGTATAGGTGCATTATGGAATATTATCATGCTTAAATTTTACGTAACACGCAATTCAATTTTAGACGCAGCATTTGCATTAGTTTCTACAGAAATTGTGGTCGTAGTGGCTATGTTGGCATCAGTATTATTTATTACGAGAATAATAAAAGATGCCAAGTGA
- a CDS encoding EpsG family protein, whose translation MPSEFNNIYENKIMPVLYLIALSVFVVYPNTGGVILILLVLITGIKIKINLNAYILFVITLFSGILATKALHGEGNDYVTYYYNVLEGSYPTWAESKTDFFFWECISAIMKLTPQKDPFVFFWIVNFISFFPYMIYYNYLCKVYGIVDSSKIASIFFILLLSSFSFWNLYGNYIRQAWVITYFIGVVILLIEKRKIPALAFSMVVAMSHSTGIILLIIIPLYRLVHKVNLQKIAAVSIVFLSITFFVPVSSLLDSLLPGYISSKLNFYASWDGSDFGKVAIIRVLMISFMVYLLDFLIFRCAVMRSELYKFMVFTLISLTIMVALVSNISKVVERLYYFVVLIFYIIISLQYNHFKKVLTTESNIVATIFLIYGAGGFLIYNLYSSLSYNPAYYDANIISFFVSKFRF comes from the coding sequence ATGCCAAGTGAATTCAATAACATTTATGAAAATAAAATCATGCCGGTTTTATATTTAATAGCACTTTCTGTATTTGTGGTATATCCAAATACAGGGGGGGTTATTTTAATCTTACTTGTTCTCATAACCGGTATAAAAATAAAAATTAATCTTAATGCTTATATATTATTTGTAATTACGCTGTTTTCAGGCATATTGGCCACAAAGGCATTGCATGGTGAAGGGAACGACTATGTCACCTATTATTATAATGTGCTGGAAGGAAGTTATCCAACATGGGCTGAAAGTAAAACAGATTTCTTTTTTTGGGAATGTATATCGGCAATAATGAAATTAACGCCACAAAAAGACCCTTTTGTTTTTTTTTGGATTGTCAATTTTATATCATTCTTCCCTTACATGATTTACTATAATTATCTATGCAAAGTATATGGCATTGTCGACTCATCTAAAATTGCAAGTATTTTTTTTATTTTACTCTTATCATCTTTTTCGTTCTGGAATTTATATGGGAATTATATTCGTCAGGCTTGGGTAATTACATACTTTATCGGTGTAGTCATATTACTTATTGAAAAGAGAAAGATACCAGCTCTCGCTTTTTCTATGGTGGTTGCTATGTCTCATAGCACGGGGATAATATTATTAATAATAATCCCGTTATATAGATTGGTTCATAAAGTTAATTTACAAAAAATTGCCGCGGTTTCGATCGTGTTTCTAAGTATAACTTTTTTTGTACCTGTGTCATCTTTGCTAGATTCATTATTGCCTGGATATATTTCTTCTAAATTGAATTTTTATGCATCATGGGATGGATCAGATTTTGGCAAAGTTGCTATCATAAGAGTTCTGATGATCTCATTTATGGTATATCTTCTGGATTTTTTAATATTTAGATGTGCTGTTATGCGTAGTGAGCTTTATAAGTTTATGGTCTTTACTCTAATCTCGCTAACTATTATGGTTGCATTAGTATCAAATATATCGAAAGTGGTTGAAAGGCTATATTATTTTGTGGTTCTTATTTTTTACATTATTATAAGTCTACAATATAATCACTTCAAGAAAGTACTTACTACTGAATCAAACATTGTCGCAACCATATTTCTGATTTATGGCGCAGGTGGATTTCTGATTTATAACCTCTATTCTTCATTGTCTTACAATCCTGCATATTATGATGCAAATATTATAAGTTTCTTTGTTTCAAAGTTTAGGTTTTAA
- a CDS encoding beta-1,6-N-acetylglucosaminyltransferase translates to MAYSKTAVAILAHKNIDYIIELARIYPDTLFVVHFDLKAKFDESKKKGMPHNLHFIEKRISVYWAGYSQVEAAIKLFTYIIKFEHINYIHLMSAECFPLIPFSEMEREWEKVPHINYIESHYRADNEWRVRTWMPHANTKHMRTIPGKVLKRILRFISGFVNTSGIKDIAYYGSLWFSINKKFAERIVKENENGSYFKKYKRITCADEHVFASFIRTQTDCIAADNNKRYIDFPSGAANPYYLDLDDIMKMNDTLEQKNWFSRKFYETQMLNKLKEFKK, encoded by the coding sequence ATGGCTTATTCAAAAACGGCAGTTGCTATTTTAGCTCATAAGAACATCGATTATATAATCGAATTAGCTCGAATATATCCTGATACACTATTTGTCGTCCATTTTGACCTCAAAGCTAAATTTGATGAAAGCAAAAAAAAGGGCATGCCTCACAATTTACATTTTATCGAAAAAAGGATTTCTGTATATTGGGCTGGTTATAGTCAGGTTGAAGCAGCGATAAAACTTTTTACCTATATTATAAAGTTCGAGCATATTAATTATATTCACTTGATGAGCGCAGAATGTTTTCCACTTATACCTTTTTCAGAAATGGAACGTGAATGGGAAAAAGTTCCACATATAAATTATATAGAAAGTCACTACAGAGCCGATAATGAATGGCGGGTAAGAACATGGATGCCTCATGCAAATACGAAACACATGCGCACCATCCCTGGAAAGGTACTAAAGAGAATACTCAGATTTATCTCGGGTTTTGTTAATACATCTGGAATAAAAGATATCGCTTATTATGGATCATTATGGTTTTCAATTAACAAGAAATTTGCTGAAAGAATTGTAAAAGAAAATGAAAATGGTTCATATTTTAAAAAATATAAAAGAATAACCTGTGCGGATGAACATGTTTTTGCTTCTTTTATCAGGACTCAAACTGATTGTATAGCAGCAGATAATAACAAGCGATATATTGATTTTCCCTCGGGAGCAGCAAATCCATACTATCTGGACCTCGACGACATTATGAAAATGAATGATACACTGGAGCAGAAAAATTGGTTCAGTAGAAAGTTTTATGAAACTCAGATGTTAAATAAACTCAAAGAATTTAAAAAATGA
- a CDS encoding glycosyltransferase, producing the protein MINFSSPVAEFSVLMSVYCKENPVFLKESLSSVYSNSLKPAEVVLVEDGPLTDSLYEVIDYYKSTHGLITVKLDSNRGLGVALNKGIEACTYEIIARMDTDDICDHKRFEKQWSFMISHPNSALLGGTIVEYTNDWSKETGLRKVPLKKEDIVKMAVSRNPFNHMSVMFKKSAVIKCGGYQHHLFMEDYNLWLRLIASGYEVANLPDVLVKVRAGNEMISRRRGLLYIKSEYTLMKLKNKLGIGNTFTTFSVFFIRALTRYMPAKILKAMYSALRTRK; encoded by the coding sequence ATGATTAATTTTAGTTCACCTGTTGCTGAATTTTCAGTACTGATGTCTGTATATTGTAAAGAAAACCCTGTATTTTTAAAAGAAAGCTTATCAAGCGTTTATTCAAACTCTCTCAAGCCTGCAGAAGTTGTTTTGGTTGAGGATGGTCCTTTAACGGACTCCCTTTACGAAGTTATTGATTATTACAAAAGTACACATGGGTTGATTACCGTTAAGCTTGATAGTAACCGTGGACTCGGTGTAGCACTTAATAAAGGTATTGAAGCATGCACTTATGAGATTATTGCTAGAATGGATACAGATGATATATGTGATCATAAGCGTTTTGAAAAGCAATGGTCATTTATGATAAGTCATCCGAACTCTGCGTTATTAGGGGGAACTATTGTTGAATACACTAATGATTGGTCGAAGGAAACTGGATTGCGAAAAGTTCCTTTAAAAAAAGAAGACATAGTCAAAATGGCTGTGAGTCGCAATCCTTTTAACCATATGTCAGTAATGTTTAAAAAGAGTGCTGTGATAAAATGTGGTGGATATCAGCATCACTTGTTTATGGAAGATTATAATTTATGGCTACGTCTTATTGCTTCTGGATATGAAGTTGCAAATTTACCAGATGTACTAGTTAAGGTTAGAGCTGGTAATGAAATGATAAGTCGCAGACGAGGACTGCTATATATAAAAAGTGAGTATACCCTGATGAAGCTTAAAAATAAACTCGGCATCGGGAATACATTTACAACATTTTCTGTTTTTTTTATAAGAGCCTTAACAAGATATATGCCAGCGAAAATACTCAAGGCAATGTATTCTGCTTTAAGAACAAGAAAATAA
- a CDS encoding acyltransferase family protein produces MKYENIQIGRGVAALVVAFHHLLLPQLQMVFPHSILFQVLHFNYMGDFAVYFFFCISGFVMILSCTERPKSAKDFIFDRIIRIYPLYITFTLISLITFRYTRGDWSWLINLNYYPKDIGEIISSLTLFPPLTNSERFAMPLASAWSLVYEMFFYILFAFLLFFFKIKYLPHVLLIIFISLFLIINLAFEPVRGRWVHWPYVISDLINLCFAIGGVIILCSQVDSK; encoded by the coding sequence ATGAAATATGAAAATATCCAGATTGGCCGAGGTGTCGCAGCGTTAGTGGTGGCATTTCATCACCTATTATTGCCACAGTTACAAATGGTCTTTCCACATAGTATTTTGTTTCAAGTACTGCATTTTAACTATATGGGGGATTTTGCTGTTTATTTTTTCTTCTGTATAAGTGGCTTTGTGATGATCCTCTCCTGTACAGAACGTCCAAAATCAGCAAAAGATTTCATTTTTGATAGAATTATCAGAATTTATCCATTATACATAACTTTTACATTAATTTCTTTGATAACATTTCGCTACACTAGAGGTGATTGGTCTTGGTTGATAAATTTAAATTATTACCCCAAGGATATAGGCGAAATAATTAGCTCGTTAACTTTATTCCCACCTTTAACTAACTCAGAACGTTTTGCAATGCCTTTGGCCTCAGCATGGAGTCTGGTATATGAAATGTTTTTCTATATATTATTTGCATTTTTATTATTTTTTTTCAAAATAAAATATTTACCGCATGTATTATTAATTATTTTCATTTCTTTATTTTTGATTATTAATCTTGCTTTTGAGCCTGTTCGTGGTCGATGGGTCCACTGGCCATATGTTATCTCTGATTTAATAAATTTATGCTTTGCTATTGGGGGGGTTATTATACTTTGCTCCCAAGTGGATTCCAAATAA